The Pantoea trifolii nucleotide sequence GTACGCAGTTCGATCTCGAAATGATGAACGAGTTGGGTTACTGCTCCGGCATCGAAAACTACTCGCGCTATCTCTCCGGGCGCGGACCGGGCGAGCCGCCGCCGACTTTGTTCGACTATTTACCGGCGGATGGTTTGCTGGTGGTCGACGAATCGCACGTTACTATTCCGCAGATTGGCGGCATGTATCGTGGTGACCGCGCGCGTAAAGAGACGCTGGTGGAATACGGCTTCCGCCTGCCGTCGGCGCTGGATAACCGCCCGATGAAGTTTGAAGAGTTTGAAGCGGCCGCGCCGCAAACCATTTATGTGTCGGCCACGCCGGGCAATTACGAGCTGGAAAAATCGGGCAGCGAAGTGATTGATCAGCTGGTGCGCCCAACTGGCCTGCTGGATCCGGTGCTGGAAGTGCGTCCGGTGGCGACGCAGGTTGACGATTTGCTGTCGGAAATCCGCAAGCGTGTCGAAATCAACGAGCGCGTGCTGGTGACGGTACTGACCAAGCGTATGGCGGAAGACCTCACCGAATACCTTGTGGAGCACGGCGAGAAGGTGCGCTATCTGCACTCGGATATTGATACCGTAGAACGTATGGAGATCATCCGCGATTTACGCCTCGGCGAATTTGATGTGCTGGTCGGCATCAACTTGCTGCGAGAAGGTCTGGATATGCCAGAAGTATCGCTGGTGGCGATTCTCGATGCCGATAAAGAGGGCTTCCTGCGTTCCGAGCGTTCGCTGATTCAGACCATTGGCCGCGCCGCACGTAACATCAACGGCCGGGCGATTCTCTACGCTGACAAAATCACGCCGTCGATGGAGCGCGCGATGGGCGAAACCGAGCGTCGTCGCGAGAAACAGCAAAAATACAACGAAGAAAACGGTATCGTGCCGCAAGGGCTCAACAAGAAGATCACCGATATTCTTGAGCTCGGTAAAAACGTGGTGAAAACGCGCGGCAAAGGCAAAACCGCGTCACGCACTGCGGCAGAAGCCGAAGCTAACTATATGGCGCTTACGCCGCAGGCGATGCAGAAGAAGATTCACGAGCTGGAAGGGCAGATGCAGCAACACGCGCAGAACCTGGAGTTCGAAGAAGCCGCCAGCGTGCGCGATCAGTTACATCAACTGCGTGAGCTGTTTATTGCGGCTTCGTGATGGTAGTAACCGAGTCGCCATAATCGTAATGGTTGTAACCAGGTCGCCATAAATGGCGACCCTACACGGCCTGAATCGCGTGTTCCAGCGCGATGCGCAGCAGCTGGCGGTCGTGGCGATATTTGATGTCGGCGGCTTCCAGCGGTTCGCGAATGATTAAGCGCTCTTCCACGCCGCGAATATCGGCGGCTGGACTGACTACCACCGCATCAATCACCCGCTTGCCAATCGCTTTCTCCATGATCGCCAATTTATCGGCCACATTCAGGCTGGCTGCCGCCGGGCTCAGTTCGCGGCCCAGATTACCAATAAACACCATGGTGGCAGGTGTACGACGCATCGCGCGCGCCATATCTTCCATCAGCAGAATCGGCATCAGGCTGGTGTAGAAGCTGCCGGGGCCAATCAGAATCAAATCCGCTTCGCCTATCGCCTCAATCGCTTCGCGGGTCGGCAACACGTTGGGATGCAACATCAACTCTTCGGGCGGCTGCTTCATCTCATCAATCGCGGTTTCGCCGTACACCATGTTGCCTTCGCCATCCTGCGCCACCAGATCAACCGGCTGTTCCGACATCGGAATCAGAAACGCATCAACCTTAAGCAGATTGCGAATGATATTGATGGCTTCCAGCGGACGTACGCTTAGGTGATCGAGCGCCTTCAGCATCAGGTTGCCCAGGTTGTGGCCGGCCAGCTCGCCATTGCCGGTGAAGCGATACTCAAACATCGCGGTGGCGACGCTCGGCTCGGTGATCAGCTGATTGATGCAGTTGCGCATATCGCCCCACGCAATGCCGCCTTCCGAGCGGCGAATGCGGCCGGTGGATCCGCCGTTATCGGTGGTGGTGACGATGCCGGTCAGGCGCGAGCCTAACGGTGCCAGCGCCGACATCACGCGGCCCAAACCGTGTCCGCCACCTAATGCCACTACGCGGTCCAAATCTGCCAGGGTTCGATTCATGTTTCTCCTTTGTCACTGACGTCCTCGCGTTGAGGCGTAGTTGAACTGATGTGCATCAATATCTGTGGTGCATTTTACCGTATCCTGTCGCGAAAATGCGGTGAAAAATACGTTATACATCAAGATATATAGCGAAATTCACTGATGGATGCGAATCGCTAATCGCGCTACCATTCGTTTTAACCGTGTTGTCCATAATGACAACAAACTCCCAAGCCTGGTTTCCTAAGTCGTTAACGATATGGAAGGCAGGCCGCAGCCTTGAGCTGCCAGGGTGCAGAAAGAAATGACTGCATCTCCCGACTTTGGAAAGGTGTTCAGGTGCCACAATTTACAGATGCCTACGCGCGCAGCTTTTACTATCTGCGCCTGTCGGTCACGGATGTGTGTAACTTCCGTTGTACCTACTGCTTGCCGAATGGCTACAAGCCGAACGGTTCGAACAATAAAAGCTTTCTCTCGCTGGATGAGATTCGTCGCGTGACGCGTGCCTTTGCGGCTGCGGGCACGGAAAAAGTGCGCCTGACGGGCGGCGAACCTTCTATGCGTCGCGATTTCACCGACATCATCGCCGCCGTGCGTGAAAATGCCGCTATTCGCCAGATCGCGATGACCACCAACGGTTACCGCATGGCGCGTGACGTACGTGCGTGGCGCGCCGCCGGTCTCACTCATATCAACGTTAGCGTCGACAGCCTCGACGCACGCCAGTTTCACGCCATTACCGGCCAGGACAAATTTGCCGAGGTGATGGCGGGAATCGACGCCGCCTTTGATGCCGGTTTCGAGAAAGTGAAAGTGAACAGCGTGCTGATGCGCGATGTGAACAGCCACAGCCTCAGCACCTTCCTCGAGTGGCTGCGCCTGCGACCGATTCAACTGCGCTTTATCGAACTAATGGAAACCGGCGAAGGCAGCGATCTGTTCCGCCGTCATCACATCTCCGGTGAAGTGATCCGCGACCAGCTGATCCTGCAAGGCTGGCAACGCCAGCCGCGCGGCCGCAGCGACGGTCCGGCGCAGGTGTTCCGTCATCCCGATTATCAGGGCGAAGTCGGCCTGATCATGCCGTACG carries:
- the uvrB gene encoding excinuclease ABC subunit UvrB, whose amino-acid sequence is MSKVFKLNSAFKPSGDQPEAIRRLEEGLEDGLAHQTLLGVTGSGKTFTVANVIADLNRPTMVLAPNKTLAAQLYGEMKEFFPDNAVEFFVSYYDYYQPEAYVPSSDTFIEKDASVNEHIEQMRLSATKALLERRDVIVVASVSAIYGLGDPDLYLKMMLHLTRGMIIDQRSILRRLAELQYTRNDQAFQRGTFRVRGEVIDVFPAESDDIALRIELFDEEVERLSLFDPLTGQIDSVIPRFTVYPKTHYVTPRERILKAMEEIKDELVIRRKVLLENNKLLEEQRISQRTQFDLEMMNELGYCSGIENYSRYLSGRGPGEPPPTLFDYLPADGLLVVDESHVTIPQIGGMYRGDRARKETLVEYGFRLPSALDNRPMKFEEFEAAAPQTIYVSATPGNYELEKSGSEVIDQLVRPTGLLDPVLEVRPVATQVDDLLSEIRKRVEINERVLVTVLTKRMAEDLTEYLVEHGEKVRYLHSDIDTVERMEIIRDLRLGEFDVLVGINLLREGLDMPEVSLVAILDADKEGFLRSERSLIQTIGRAARNINGRAILYADKITPSMERAMGETERRREKQQKYNEENGIVPQGLNKKITDILELGKNVVKTRGKGKTASRTAAEAEANYMALTPQAMQKKIHELEGQMQQHAQNLEFEEAASVRDQLHQLRELFIAAS
- the moaA gene encoding GTP 3',8-cyclase MoaA, with product MPQFTDAYARSFYYLRLSVTDVCNFRCTYCLPNGYKPNGSNNKSFLSLDEIRRVTRAFAAAGTEKVRLTGGEPSMRRDFTDIIAAVRENAAIRQIAMTTNGYRMARDVRAWRAAGLTHINVSVDSLDARQFHAITGQDKFAEVMAGIDAAFDAGFEKVKVNSVLMRDVNSHSLSTFLEWLRLRPIQLRFIELMETGEGSDLFRRHHISGEVIRDQLILQGWQRQPRGRSDGPAQVFRHPDYQGEVGLIMPYEKDFCASCNRLRVSALGNLHLCLFGDGGVSLRDLLASDDQQDALQARIAHSLGQKKQTHFLHQGNTGITQNLSFIGG
- a CDS encoding gluconeogenesis factor YvcK family protein; translation: MNRTLADLDRVVALGGGHGLGRVMSALAPLGSRLTGIVTTTDNGGSTGRIRRSEGGIAWGDMRNCINQLITEPSVATAMFEYRFTGNGELAGHNLGNLMLKALDHLSVRPLEAINIIRNLLKVDAFLIPMSEQPVDLVAQDGEGNMVYGETAIDEMKQPPEELMLHPNVLPTREAIEAIGEADLILIGPGSFYTSLMPILLMEDMARAMRRTPATMVFIGNLGRELSPAAASLNVADKLAIMEKAIGKRVIDAVVVSPAADIRGVEERLIIREPLEAADIKYRHDRQLLRIALEHAIQAV